The genomic segment TCTGATCGCTGGACAGCAGACCGGCGGCCAGGCCGGTGTCGGTCAGGGAGGGAGCGATGGCGTTGACGCGAATGCGGGGGGCGAACTCCGCCGCCAGGGCCCGCGTCAGCCCCTCCACGGCACCCTTGGCGCTGGCAATGCTGCTGTGAAAGGGCATTCCGGTTTGAACGGCCACCGTACTGAAGAGCACGATGGATGCGCCGGGAGCCTTTTTGAGGGCGGGCAAACAGGCCTGGATGGCGCTCACGGCCCCCAGCAGATTGGTTTGCAGCTCGGTCAGGAAATCCTCGCGCGTCAGCCTCTGAAAGGGCTTCAGGGTGATGGAGCCCGGACAGTAGACCAGCCCATCGAGGGGCACGGGGATCACCTCCGGGGGGACGTCGCAACGGGCGGCATCAAAGGCGAAGCGCTGCACACCGTCCCCGTCCCGCGGTCCATCCGCCTGGCGCGAGCTGTAGCTCACCATGGCGTCCTCGGCGTGCAGCATC from the Desulfobacteraceae bacterium genome contains:
- a CDS encoding SDR family oxidoreductase, which gives rise to MKSQNFIVFGGGSGIGKALVAMLHAEDAMVSYSSRQADGPRDGDGVQRFAFDAARCDVPPEVIPVPLDGLVYCPGSITLKPFQRLTREDFLTELQTNLLGAVSAIQACLPALKKAPGASIVLFSTVAVQTGMPFHSSIASAKGAVEGLTRALAAEFAPRIRVNAIAPSLTDTGLAAGLLSSDQKRRAAAERHPLGRIGVAEDAAGLACYLLRQAAGWITGQIFHVDGGMGALKTFR